One Entelurus aequoreus isolate RoL-2023_Sb linkage group LG09, RoL_Eaeq_v1.1, whole genome shotgun sequence genomic window carries:
- the LOC133656865 gene encoding transmembrane protein 229B-like isoform X2, with protein MEARILHERRIQGQVGNEVQTKTCTLSVLARLYVYALHGCLCEVCFTAVLDWCSIQDRRMMGYSSLWALPMYATAIYLMERLRNWLLLTHHRPLPVRLLTYTLFIYLWEFTWGTVLSLLKACPWDYSGYKYNLGGLVTLEYALPWALAAFIAEQHVIRNTLRIRLYW; from the coding sequence GACAAGTTGGCAATGAAGTCCAAACAAAGACTTGTACCCTGTCTGTACTGGCTCGTCTCTATGTGTATGCATTACACGGCTGTCTCTGCGAGGTGTGCTTCACCGCCGTGTTGGACTGGTGCAGCATCCAGGACAGGAGGATGATGGGATACAGCAGTCTCTGGGCGCTGCCCATGTATGCCACTGCAATCTACCTTATGGAGAGACTGAGAAACTGGCTGCTGCTGACTCATCATCGACCACTGCCCGTGCGTCTCCTCACATACACTTTGTTCATTTACTTGTGGGAGTTCACCTGGGGAACTGTGCTCAGTTTGCTGAAAGCATGTCCCTGGGACTACTCAGGTTACAAGTACAACCTGGGAGGACTGGTGACTCTGGAATATGCGCTTCCTTGGGCACTCGCAGCCTTTATTGCAGAGCAGCATGTGATCAGAAACACTCTGAGGATACGACTGTACTGGTGA
- the LOC133656865 gene encoding transmembrane protein 229B-like isoform X1 codes for MEARILHERRIQGSDDPGQVGNEVQTKTCTLSVLARLYVYALHGCLCEVCFTAVLDWCSIQDRRMMGYSSLWALPMYATAIYLMERLRNWLLLTHHRPLPVRLLTYTLFIYLWEFTWGTVLSLLKACPWDYSGYKYNLGGLVTLEYALPWALAAFIAEQHVIRNTLRIRLYW; via the coding sequence GACAAGTTGGCAATGAAGTCCAAACAAAGACTTGTACCCTGTCTGTACTGGCTCGTCTCTATGTGTATGCATTACACGGCTGTCTCTGCGAGGTGTGCTTCACCGCCGTGTTGGACTGGTGCAGCATCCAGGACAGGAGGATGATGGGATACAGCAGTCTCTGGGCGCTGCCCATGTATGCCACTGCAATCTACCTTATGGAGAGACTGAGAAACTGGCTGCTGCTGACTCATCATCGACCACTGCCCGTGCGTCTCCTCACATACACTTTGTTCATTTACTTGTGGGAGTTCACCTGGGGAACTGTGCTCAGTTTGCTGAAAGCATGTCCCTGGGACTACTCAGGTTACAAGTACAACCTGGGAGGACTGGTGACTCTGGAATATGCGCTTCCTTGGGCACTCGCAGCCTTTATTGCAGAGCAGCATGTGATCAGAAACACTCTGAGGATACGACTGTACTGGTGA